A genomic stretch from Solanum stenotomum isolate F172 chromosome 8, ASM1918654v1, whole genome shotgun sequence includes:
- the LOC125873827 gene encoding uncharacterized protein LOC125873827, which translates to MVRTRATCVTTPTPARQGTPEPTVEAAARRGAVARDRGRGRGRRPIRGRGQTTGPARDRVVTHPPTDEVVRESDEGEDEQIKEKEVPPLPTPEMINQVLTYLSGLSDQGQAPPIFSSLAPQVQGVQHAADVAPRMDASLETGTFPRLTTGPIMTSDQHDLFIKFLKLKPPVSKGAKSEDAYDFLVDCHELLHKMDIVERFGVEFVTYQFQGDAKMWWWSHVECRPAKAPPMTWTTFSSLFLEKYIPRTLRDRRRDEFLNIEQGRMSVAAYEAKFHALSRYATQLCFSPQERIRRFVKGLRSDLKIPALQVAASAESFQEVIDFVIEVERVKPDDFTKVSTVKKFHKGGEFRGSYSRGQSSEGYPPRPIQSSLQASVEGPLRTSQPFSEFGGYLQSSSSSQRPTLDFRTCYGCGEAEHIKKYCSKQSQARDDQSYRSPAVRGRGGDGRSGHSGERGGQGNGGHQFNRGGGQVGTTGAQPDRGNGQTGDRAYCYAFPGRSEAETSDAVITSTLLVCDRMASILFNPGSTFSYVSSSFATGLDLHCDLLDMPIRVSTLVGEFVIVQKVYRSCLVTFVGGETYVDLIILEMVDFDIVTLAKPGIDPLVWEGDYIPAPVRIISCLRAKRLVSKGCLAFLAHLGDDTSKVPSIESVLIVREFTYVFPSDLPGMPPDRDIDFCIDFEPGTRPISIPPYRMAPVELRELKAQLQELLGKGFIRPSTSPWDAPVLFVKKKDRSFRMCIDYMQLNKVTIKNKYPIPRIDDLFDQLQGACVFSKIDLRSGCHQLKMQATDVPKTAFEPDLFVNVFIDDIPIYSKSSREHEEHLRIVLGVLREKKLYAKFSKCEFWLDSVSFLGHVVSKDGVMRFSSIAFQLTHLTKQNVPSVWSNECEESFLKLKTLLTTAPILALPVEVLMQERNVNAYASRKLKVNERNYPTHDLELAAVVFALKQWRHYLYGANVVTDALSRKAGSMGSLAHLQVSRCPLAREVQTLANDFMRLEILEKGGFLACVEAKSSFVDKIKGKQFEDEKLSRIRDMVLRGEAKKVVINGEGVLRIKGRVCVPRVDDLTHTIFAEAHSSRLTKSAHFVPVKMPYNAEKLDKLYIREIVRLHGVPISIISDRGPCMLN; encoded by the exons ATGGTCAGAACTAGAGCAACATGTGTGACAACACCAACACCGGCAAGACAGGGTACGCCTGAGCCAACCGTTGAGGCTGCAGCTCGAAGAGGAGCAGTGGCAAGAGACCGTGGTAGAGGTCGCGGGAGAAGGCCCATTAGAGGCAGAGGACAAACAACTGGTCCAGCTAGGGATAGAGTAGTGACTCATCCACCGACTGACGAGGTAGTGAGAGAGAGTGATGAAGGGGAAGATGAGCAGATTAAAGAGAAGGAAGTACCACCCCTGCCTACTCCAGAGATGATTAATCAGGTTCTCACTTATCTTAGCGGGTTATCTGATCAGGGGCAGGCACCCCCAATATTTTCTTCACTAGCACCTCAAGTTCAGGGAGTACAACATGCAGCCGATGTGGCTCCTCGCATGGATGCGTCGTTGGAAACAGGCACGTTTCCCCGATTGACTACAGGGCCTATAATGACTAGTGACCAGCatgatctctttattaagttcTTGAAGCTAAAACCTCCAGTTTCCAAGGGTGCTAAATCtgaagatgcttatgatttCTTGGTGGATTGTCATGAGTTGTTACATAAGATGGACATAGTGGAGCGATTCGGTGTTGAGTTTGTGACCTACCAGTTTCAAGGGGATGCCAAAATGTGGTGGTGGTCTCATGTGGAGTGTCGACCAGCAAAGGCACCACCTATGACTTGGACAACATTTTCTAGCTTATTTTTGGAGAAGTACATACCCCGGACTTTGAGGGACAGAAGGAGAGATGAGTTCCTGAACATAGAGCAAGGAAGGATGTCTGTTGCAGCTTATGAGGCTAAATTTCATGCGTTATCTAGGTATGCCACTCAACTTTGCTTCAGTCCGCAAGAGCGGATTCGCCGCTTTGTAAAGGGATTGAGGTCAGATTTGAAGATCCCAGCTTTACAGGTAGCTGCTTCTGCAGAATCTTTTCAGGAAGTGATTGATTTTGTGATAGAGGTAGAACGGGTGAAGCCGGATGACTTCACCAAGGTGTCAACAGTTAAAAAGTTTCATAAGGGAGGTGAGTTTAGAGGTTCGTACTCCAGAGGGCAGAGTTCAGAGGGCTATCCACCCCGTCCTATTCAGTCTTCATTGCAGGCTTCAGTTGAGGGTCCGTTACGGACCAGtcaacctttttctgagtttgGGGGTTACCTCCAGTCTTCTTCGTCTTCACAGAGACCTACACTCGACTTTAGGACTTGTTATGGATGTGGAGAGGCTGaacatatcaagaaatattGTTCAAAGCAGAGTCAGGCTCGGGACGATCAGAGTTACAGATCCCCAGCAGTTAGAGGTAGAGGTGGTGATGGTAGAAGCGGTCATTCTGGAGAACGTGGTGGCCAAGGTAATGGTGGTCACCAGTTCAACCGGGGTGGCGGGCAGGTTGGAACTACTGGAGCACAGCCCGACAGAGGCAATGGACAGACAGGTGATAGGGCCTATTGTTATGCTTTCCCCGGAAGGTCAGAGGCAGAGACATCTGATGCTGTTATCACAAGTACTCTTCTGGTCTGTGATCGCATGGCTTCTATATTGTTTAATCCTGGATCCACATTTTCTTATGTATCTTCCTCGTTCGCTACTGGTCTTGATTTGCATTGTGATTTGCTTGACATGCCTATTCGTGTCTCTACTCTTGTTGGTGAGTTTGTGATAGTGCAAAAGGTGTATAGGTCTTGCCTTGTGACTTTTGTGGGGGGCGAGACTTATGTAGATCTGATTATTCTAgagatggttgattttgat ATTGTGACCTTGGCCAAGCCTGGGATAGATCCACTAGTGTGGGAGGGTGACTATATTCCCGCCCCAGTTCGTATTATCTCTTGTCTTCGTGCTAAGAGGTTGGTGAGTAAGGGTTGTTTAGCCTTCTTGGCACATCTCGGGGATGATACTTCCAAAGTGCCTTCAATCGAGTCTGTTTTGATAGTCCGTGAGTTTACATATGTTTTTCCTTCCGACCTACCTGGTATGCCACCAGATAGagatattgatttttgtattgacTTTGAGCCGGGGACACGCCCCATTTCCATTCCACCTTATAGAATGGCCCCAGTTGAGTTAAGGGAGTTAAAGGCCCAACTTCAGGAATTGTTAGGTAAAGGTTTTATTAGACCGAGTACATCTCCTTGGGATGCTCCAGTTTTATTTGTCAAGAAGAAGGATCGTAGTTTTcggatgtgcatagactacaTGCAGCTAAATAAGGTAACtattaagaacaagtacccCATTCCTCgcattgatgacttgttcgatcAGTTACAGGGTGCTTGCgtcttctctaaaattgatttgaggtccggtTGTCATCAATTGAAAATGCAGGCAACGGACGTGCCAAAGACTGCTTTTGAACcag ACCTCTTTGTTAatgtattcattgatgatatcCCGATATACTCGAAGAGCAGTAGGGAACACGAGGAgcatttgagaattgtattgGGGGTGTTGAGGGAGAAAAAACTTTATGCCAAATtctccaagtgtgagttttggctcgATTCAGTGTCCTTCTTAGGGCACGTGGTTTCTAAGGATGGAGTGATG AGATTCTCTTCCATTGCTTTCCAGTTAACCCATTTGACCAAGCAGAATGTTCCATCTGTATGGTCGAATGAGTGTGAAGAAAGCTTCCTGAAACTCAAGACCTTGTTGACTACTGCACCAATTCTTGCCTTGCCCGTGGAAG TGCTAATGCAGGAGAGGAATGTAaatgcctatgcttcaaggaaatTGAAAGTGAATGAACGTaactatccaacccatgatttagagttggctgcagttgtATTTGCATTGAAGCAGTGGAGGCATTATCTATATGGG GCTAATGTTGTGACAGATGCCTTAAGTAGAAAAGCAGGGAGCATGGGTAGTTTAGCCCACTTACAGGTTTCTAGATGCCCATTGGCTAGAGAGGTGCAAACTTTGGCTAATGACTTTATGAGGCTGGAAATACTTGAAAAAGGAGGATTCTTGGCCTGTGTGGAGGCAAAATCTTCTTTTGTTGACAAGATTAAGGGAAagcagtttgaggatgagaagcTGAGTCGAATTCGAGATATGGTGTTGCGGGGAGAGGCTAAGAAGGTTGTGATTAATGGGGAAGGCGTCTTGAGAATTAAGGGGCGGGTGTGTGTGCCCCGTGTTGATGACTTGACTCATACTATTTTTGCAGAGGCTCATAGTTCGAG GTTAACTAAGTCTGCTCACTTCGTTCCGGTCAAGATGCCATACAATGCAGAGAAATTAGACAAACTCTATATCCGTGAGATTGTTCGATTGCATGGAGTTCCAATTTCTATCATATCAGATAGAGGACCTTGCATGCTGAATTAG